In the Brevinematales bacterium genome, one interval contains:
- a CDS encoding RNA methyltransferase yields the protein MISRNKFVKLNIKQKIYKIASVLRVMEKKLKASPEPEIPAIAGKHLPELSMYLGCIAQESSHPKISHALGIIESRLGAADSFFAANTTANSLIMPLNLCFHDLIGLIDEEIGEKFFDVRRFDSPYGVLRFPVAAILDNIRSPFNVGSIFRSADAFGVSELALCGITPSPPSVKIERTAMGTLDTVLWKYFETTAGAIAEYRSRGYEILAMETAAGAIPISDIESFENKCIVFGNEEFGITDEILGMCDRIAMIPLVGMKNSINVANSFSAVMYESLKYYLERDVNPEDR from the coding sequence ATGATCTCGCGAAATAAGTTCGTCAAGCTCAACATCAAGCAAAAAATCTACAAGATCGCGTCCGTGCTCCGCGTGATGGAAAAAAAGCTCAAAGCATCCCCTGAACCCGAAATTCCCGCTATCGCCGGCAAGCATCTGCCGGAGCTCTCGATGTATCTCGGCTGTATCGCGCAGGAATCGTCCCATCCGAAGATTTCCCATGCTCTGGGTATCATCGAATCCCGCCTCGGAGCGGCCGATTCCTTTTTCGCCGCGAACACCACCGCTAATTCGCTAATTATGCCTCTCAATCTCTGCTTCCATGACCTCATCGGATTGATTGACGAGGAAATCGGCGAAAAGTTTTTCGACGTGCGCCGTTTCGACAGCCCCTACGGGGTGCTGCGTTTCCCTGTCGCGGCGATTCTCGATAATATCCGTTCGCCCTTCAATGTCGGCAGTATTTTCCGAAGCGCGGATGCGTTCGGGGTCAGCGAACTCGCCTTATGCGGGATTACCCCGTCACCCCCGTCGGTAAAAATCGAGCGCACCGCGATGGGCACGCTCGATACAGTGTTATGGAAATATTTTGAAACGACCGCCGGCGCTATCGCGGAATACCGCTCGCGGGGCTATGAGATACTCGCGATGGAGACCGCCGCGGGCGCGATACCTATTTCGGATATCGAAAGTTTCGAGAATAAATGCATCGTATTCGGTAACGAGGAATTCGGGATTACGGACGAGATTCTCGGGATGTGCGACCGGATCGCGATGATCCCGCTGGTCGGGATGAAAAATTCCATCAATGTGGCGAACAGTTTCTCGGCGGTCATGTATGAATCGCTGAAATATTACCTCGAACGGGACGTCAATCCAGAAGATCGATAA
- the holA gene encoding DNA polymerase III subunit delta, with protein sequence MKTVYLLTGPNEVFRKDYIDKLIAKVPREELTVYFADDSSVSAIINQCVQTSLFGAQNVVLVRNIDRIKGKPADTGDGTQKSAYKSKSDEFETRLLHYLESPNPDTVLILEWESPSKKAAAAVEQDPNQIAKEFKRAYARDILDFIRGKFAEIKLDYEKSIPDLVLILSNEDIEDAAMMVRLLCEYAGDGGKLAAEDAKNILARSQNGTIFQLIDAFFTKKPRPALEILSDMKQLGDPHILVINSMLLRSAKHLWGYLASGDKRELASEMGISSFEMKKLSEYAQICDLKFVSAVFELSRAVEYRVKSTDESFAFLEIETFLLNMKKPAYDLAK encoded by the coding sequence ATGAAGACGGTTTATTTACTAACCGGCCCTAACGAAGTATTCCGAAAGGATTATATCGATAAACTGATCGCCAAAGTACCGCGCGAGGAACTCACCGTCTATTTCGCGGACGACTCCTCAGTGTCGGCGATCATCAACCAGTGCGTCCAAACCTCCCTATTCGGCGCGCAGAACGTCGTGCTTGTCAGGAATATCGACCGCATCAAGGGCAAACCCGCCGATACGGGCGACGGCACGCAGAAATCCGCCTACAAGAGCAAGTCCGACGAATTCGAGACCCGCCTCCTCCATTATCTGGAGAGCCCCAACCCCGATACCGTGCTCATCCTCGAATGGGAGTCCCCGTCGAAGAAGGCTGCCGCCGCGGTCGAGCAGGACCCGAACCAGATAGCGAAGGAATTTAAGCGCGCCTATGCCCGCGACATATTGGATTTTATACGCGGCAAGTTTGCCGAGATCAAGCTCGACTACGAGAAGAGTATCCCCGACCTCGTGCTCATCCTTTCTAACGAGGATATCGAGGACGCCGCGATGATGGTCCGGCTTCTCTGCGAGTATGCCGGCGACGGAGGCAAACTCGCCGCCGAGGACGCAAAAAATATCCTCGCGCGTTCTCAGAACGGCACGATCTTCCAGTTGATCGACGCGTTTTTTACCAAAAAGCCCCGTCCCGCGCTGGAAATCCTCAGCGATATGAAACAGCTCGGCGACCCGCATATCCTTGTCATCAATTCGATGCTCCTCCGTTCCGCGAAGCATCTTTGGGGATATCTCGCGTCCGGCGATAAACGGGAACTTGCCTCCGAAATGGGCATCAGTTCCTTCGAGATGAAAAAATTGTCCGAGTACGCCCAAATCTGCGACCTGAAATTCGTCAGCGCGGTATTCGAGCTCAGCCGCGCGGTGGAATACCGTGTGAAATCCACCGACGAATCCTTCGCATTCCTCGAGATCGAGACCTTCCTCCTGAATATGAAGAAGCCCGCCTATGATCTCGCGAAATAA
- a CDS encoding MBL fold metallo-hydrolase — protein MKKTLKIVLISLGAIAVILLAFFAYMFLPIGVTRVITPTGRIADNVYTISGGSVNCYLVPSGADYILIDTLAGPEALKAGLDELGIDPESIRTVFLTHSDYDHSGGLPLLPNAAVYMSADEEQMIDGKTARFIFAPPSVKEIRHTALNDNQNLLIGNTMIRAIAVPGHTPGSMCYLIDGKYLFAGDSMNLNDGKVDVFFFKYTMDMETLKKSIRKVAAITGISAIFTGHTGYTTNAQAAFEGWK, from the coding sequence ATGAAAAAAACGTTGAAGATCGTACTTATTTCGCTCGGCGCGATTGCAGTAATCCTGCTCGCATTTTTCGCATATATGTTTCTGCCGATCGGGGTGACCCGTGTCATCACACCTACCGGCCGGATTGCGGATAACGTCTATACGATCAGCGGCGGTTCCGTGAATTGCTATCTGGTTCCGAGCGGCGCCGACTATATCCTGATCGACACTCTCGCCGGTCCCGAGGCGCTTAAAGCCGGATTGGACGAGCTGGGTATCGACCCCGAATCTATCCGTACCGTGTTCCTCACTCATTCCGATTACGACCATTCGGGCGGGCTTCCGTTACTACCCAACGCTGCCGTATATATGTCCGCGGACGAGGAGCAGATGATCGACGGCAAGACCGCGCGCTTTATTTTCGCGCCGCCCTCCGTCAAGGAAATCAGGCATACCGCGCTTAACGATAACCAGAACCTGCTGATCGGGAACACGATGATTCGCGCGATCGCCGTTCCGGGGCATACTCCCGGTTCGATGTGCTACCTGATCGACGGGAAATACCTGTTCGCCGGGGATTCGATGAACCTCAACGACGGTAAGGTTGACGTGTTTTTCTTCAAGTACACGATGGATATGGAGACATTGAAGAAATCTATCCGAAAAGTCGCGGCAATCACCGGGATATCCGCTATTTTCACCGGGCATACCGGTTATACCACCAACGCACAGGCGGCATTCGAGGGATGGAAGTAA
- a CDS encoding SH3 domain-containing protein produces MNLKIFSLILGVSCIALLSCGNQDGKSGSGGSNSTAPAVAPNAATDTGKVYYCWVDNANLRESPSIDAKVITQIKQGDQVTTLGPVTKDLLKIVLREVEFNQPWYQVKTADGKTGWVNAAVLVDTQVDSFPPKGLIVIFCASSVEETSEDWAWFTDTVFQVAKANNIEAVFADEKALKKPVLTGEDQSHPTLGVNLAKFVKDGGFDLGYIFYKPGKSPKFQDHDMVGPVLSAATAYFGVELSEDSILGD; encoded by the coding sequence ATGAATTTGAAAATTTTCAGTCTCATTTTGGGTGTTTCCTGCATCGCTTTATTATCCTGCGGGAATCAGGACGGAAAATCGGGTTCCGGCGGGTCAAACTCCACGGCGCCCGCTGTTGCGCCTAATGCCGCAACCGACACCGGAAAGGTCTATTACTGCTGGGTCGATAACGCCAACCTCCGTGAGAGTCCCTCTATCGACGCTAAAGTAATTACACAGATTAAACAGGGGGATCAGGTTACCACCCTCGGCCCCGTAACCAAAGATTTGCTTAAAATCGTGCTTCGCGAGGTGGAGTTTAACCAGCCGTGGTATCAGGTAAAGACCGCCGACGGGAAGACCGGATGGGTGAATGCCGCCGTACTCGTAGATACTCAGGTCGATTCTTTTCCGCCAAAAGGGCTTATTGTAATATTCTGCGCTTCTTCCGTCGAGGAAACCAGCGAGGACTGGGCCTGGTTTACCGATACGGTATTTCAGGTCGCTAAAGCGAACAATATCGAAGCTGTTTTCGCCGATGAAAAAGCGCTGAAGAAGCCCGTGCTTACCGGTGAGGATCAGTCTCATCCCACATTAGGCGTAAATCTCGCGAAATTCGTCAAAGACGGCGGTTTTGACCTGGGATATATCTTCTATAAACCCGGGAAATCCCCGAAGTTTCAGGATCACGATATGGTCGGGCCGGTTCTCAGCGCCGCGACCGCCTATTTCGGGGTGGAACTCAGCGAGGATTCGATCCTAGGCGATTAG
- a CDS encoding SDR family oxidoreductase, with amino-acid sequence MVLVTGACGHIGNTLVRKLLDLGEKVRALVFPGEDTSSIDGLAVEQVRGDVCDRKSLDEAFAGADTVFHLAGMVSIIPGKKDLLYRVNVLGTRNIVDACLSHKVSRLIYTSSVHALPDLPKGLFISESSGFSTGTAFGEYGKSKAAATLEVMDGIKHGLDAVICCPSGVMGPNDYKPSKMGQCLMDFAAGKMRMSLNGGYDFVDVRDVASGEIAAWKKGRTGETYILKGEKITVTQILSIAAYEEGVKPPKFSVPYFLARIGAFFFTLFSRGKREPLLTTESLSILRSNYNFKNDQAVSELGYQARRLDETIADTLRWFRARGMIKGAARDIKKGIPASE; translated from the coding sequence ATGGTTTTAGTAACCGGAGCATGCGGGCATATCGGTAATACCCTGGTTCGAAAATTACTGGATCTCGGCGAAAAAGTCAGGGCGCTTGTGTTTCCCGGCGAGGATACGTCTTCCATAGACGGACTCGCGGTAGAACAGGTACGCGGTGACGTCTGCGACAGGAAATCCCTCGACGAGGCGTTCGCGGGCGCGGACACGGTGTTCCATCTCGCGGGCATGGTTTCCATTATACCCGGCAAGAAAGACCTGCTTTACCGTGTCAACGTACTCGGTACGCGGAATATCGTCGACGCGTGCCTATCCCACAAGGTCTCGCGGCTGATCTATACCAGTTCCGTTCACGCCCTGCCCGATCTGCCTAAGGGATTGTTTATCAGCGAATCGTCGGGGTTCTCCACCGGTACGGCGTTCGGCGAGTACGGGAAATCCAAAGCCGCCGCGACATTGGAGGTAATGGACGGGATCAAGCACGGGCTGGACGCGGTAATCTGCTGTCCGTCGGGCGTTATGGGGCCGAACGATTACAAACCGTCGAAAATGGGGCAATGCCTGATGGATTTCGCGGCGGGTAAGATGCGGATGTCGCTTAACGGCGGGTACGATTTTGTGGACGTGCGCGATGTGGCGTCCGGCGAAATCGCGGCGTGGAAGAAGGGGCGCACCGGGGAAACATATATCCTCAAGGGCGAGAAGATTACGGTCACGCAAATCCTGAGTATCGCGGCATACGAGGAAGGGGTCAAGCCCCCGAAATTCAGCGTGCCCTATTTCCTCGCGCGAATCGGTGCGTTTTTCTTCACCCTGTTCTCGCGCGGCAAAAGGGAACCGCTTCTGACAACCGAATCCTTATCCATCCTGAGGAGTAACTACAACTTTAAGAACGATCAGGCGGTGAGCGAGCTCGGGTATCAGGCGAGGCGGCTTGACGAGACTATAGCGGATACATTACGGTGGTTCCGCGCGAGGGGTATGATTAAGGGCGCGGCGAGGGATATTAAAAAAGGCATTCCCGCGAGCGAATAG
- a CDS encoding TIGR03960 family B12-binding radical SAM protein, whose product MNDLKTELFGEVLPFVDKPLRYTGGEINTVTKDWDGRTSVALIYPDTYEIGTSNIGLKILYHIMNSHDEFVCERAYAPWGDMETRLRERKIPLFSLETHTPLARFDVLGFSFQYELLYTNFINMLDLSGIPFRASERTMEHPFVIAGGPATVNPEPVAPFLDAICIGDGESRIVEMSRVIREGKTDGRNREQILTALAELPGVYVPLFYSEDRAGGYTIARGAHVRRYMEADLNTIDFPVAQIVPYMRAIQDRAVVELSRGCGRGCRFCQAGYIYRPVRERDLSEVVRIVRQSIQSTGYKEFSLVSLSVSDYSRLGELLPALEKQFTPRGISFSLPSLRLDSFTLELAQSVKTIRSSGLTFAVEGGTQVLRDRINKNVNEDELMQVMQIATQLGWKSVKLYFMIGLPGWESGEETGGIIELVERLSYTFRKIAITVSVAVFVPKPHTPFQWEGQMPPEHAKEEFHRLIEHFRRNRRINIRYNSPFVSRIEGVFSRGDRALGESVVHAFRNGARFDGWGDFFDYTKWIDTFAATGIDPEFYLSKKTPDTEFPWSVIDNGASDECFKSELAKSATGESTEDCRVKCSVCGTCDFDAVKNSYAKEEAAPEVDNDFLSAIDVFGKESAGCIRFLYRKRGIARYLSQIDLEEAFSKAFIRVNLPVKFTEGFNKHIRLEMGWALPVGFESEYEVSQLELNKPLDPDEFIRRMRRELSPDLELLRARAVEKQNRINRAAHEQMIEFAFATGDGESALRKRYAGNKEFHKVTPKGEKTLNLEEYVESAEFGDGKVTVCYRQSDGGARIQDIIEAFTGMDSRDAVRLNPTVIRRYVMKDGRRMEVFDL is encoded by the coding sequence ATGAACGACCTGAAAACCGAATTATTCGGGGAAGTCCTGCCGTTTGTGGACAAACCGCTGCGATACACCGGGGGCGAGATAAACACGGTGACCAAGGACTGGGACGGCAGAACATCGGTCGCGCTGATTTACCCCGATACCTACGAGATTGGCACGTCGAACATCGGGCTGAAGATACTCTACCATATTATGAACTCCCATGACGAGTTCGTATGCGAACGCGCATATGCGCCGTGGGGCGATATGGAGACCCGTCTGCGCGAGCGGAAAATCCCGCTCTTCTCGCTCGAGACGCATACCCCGCTCGCACGCTTCGATGTCCTCGGCTTCTCCTTCCAGTACGAACTTCTCTATACCAATTTTATCAATATGCTCGACCTCTCCGGTATCCCGTTTCGGGCGTCGGAACGCACAATGGAGCACCCGTTCGTGATAGCGGGCGGCCCCGCGACAGTCAACCCCGAACCGGTCGCGCCGTTCCTCGACGCGATATGCATCGGCGACGGCGAGTCGCGGATAGTGGAGATGTCGCGCGTCATACGCGAGGGCAAGACGGATGGGCGGAACCGTGAGCAGATACTTACCGCGCTCGCGGAACTCCCCGGCGTATATGTCCCGTTATTCTACAGCGAGGACCGGGCCGGCGGATATACGATCGCGCGCGGCGCCCATGTCCGGCGGTATATGGAAGCCGACCTGAACACGATCGATTTCCCGGTCGCGCAGATTGTCCCGTATATGCGGGCGATACAGGACCGCGCGGTGGTGGAACTTTCACGCGGGTGCGGGCGTGGATGCCGTTTCTGCCAGGCGGGGTATATTTACCGTCCGGTACGCGAACGCGATCTGTCGGAGGTTGTGCGGATCGTGCGTCAGTCGATCCAGAGCACGGGATATAAAGAATTTTCGCTGGTATCGTTATCGGTCAGCGATTACAGCCGTTTGGGCGAACTCCTTCCCGCGCTCGAGAAGCAGTTCACCCCGCGCGGGATATCGTTCTCCCTGCCGAGCCTCCGTCTCGACAGCTTCACGCTCGAGCTCGCGCAGTCGGTCAAGACAATCCGTTCGAGCGGGCTGACATTCGCGGTGGAGGGGGGCACGCAGGTGCTCCGCGACCGTATCAATAAGAATGTCAACGAGGACGAATTGATGCAGGTGATGCAGATAGCGACCCAGTTGGGATGGAAATCGGTAAAACTCTACTTTATGATAGGCCTTCCCGGATGGGAGAGCGGCGAGGAGACGGGCGGGATTATCGAATTGGTCGAGCGCCTGTCGTACACGTTCCGCAAGATCGCGATCACGGTCAGCGTGGCGGTGTTTGTGCCGAAGCCGCATACCCCGTTCCAATGGGAGGGGCAGATGCCGCCGGAGCATGCGAAGGAGGAGTTCCATCGCCTGATCGAGCATTTCCGCCGCAACCGCCGCATCAATATCCGTTATAACAGCCCGTTCGTCAGCCGGATCGAGGGTGTGTTCTCACGGGGCGACCGCGCTCTCGGCGAAAGCGTCGTGCATGCGTTCCGTAACGGGGCGCGTTTCGACGGATGGGGCGATTTTTTCGATTATACGAAATGGATCGATACGTTTGCCGCGACGGGCATCGACCCGGAGTTCTACCTGTCGAAAAAGACGCCCGATACGGAATTCCCGTGGAGCGTGATCGACAACGGCGCGTCGGACGAATGCTTCAAGAGCGAGCTCGCGAAATCCGCCACGGGAGAATCCACCGAGGATTGCCGTGTCAAATGCTCGGTTTGCGGGACGTGCGATTTCGACGCGGTCAAGAACAGTTACGCGAAAGAGGAGGCCGCGCCGGAAGTGGATAACGATTTCCTTTCGGCGATCGACGTGTTCGGAAAGGAATCCGCCGGATGCATCCGTTTCCTGTACCGGAAACGCGGGATTGCCCGTTATCTGTCACAGATCGACCTTGAGGAAGCGTTCTCGAAGGCGTTTATCCGTGTGAACCTGCCCGTGAAATTCACCGAGGGTTTTAATAAACATATCCGTCTCGAGATGGGATGGGCGCTCCCCGTGGGGTTCGAGAGCGAGTACGAGGTCTCCCAGCTCGAGCTGAATAAACCGCTCGACCCGGACGAGTTTATCCGCCGGATGCGGAGGGAATTATCGCCCGATCTGGAATTACTCCGCGCGCGCGCGGTGGAGAAGCAGAACAGGATCAACCGGGCGGCGCACGAGCAGATGATCGAGTTCGCGTTCGCTACAGGCGACGGGGAAAGCGCGTTGCGGAAACGTTACGCCGGGAATAAGGAGTTTCATAAGGTAACGCCTAAGGGTGAGAAGACCCTGAACCTTGAGGAATATGTCGAGAGCGCGGAGTTCGGCGACGGGAAGGTGACTGTCTGTTACCGCCAGAGCGACGGCGGAGCGCGCATCCAGGATATTATCGAGGCGTTTACGGGAATGGACTCCCGCGATGCGGTCAGGCTTAATCCTACGGTTATCCGCCGTTACGTGATGAAAGACGGCCGACGGATGGAAGTATTCGATCTATAA
- the alaS gene encoding alanine--tRNA ligase — protein MTASEIRKSFLDFFAGKDHTIVKSAPLVPDNDPTLLFTNAGMNQFKDVFLNTGARPYKRAADTQKCMRVSGKHNDLDDVGKDTYHHTLFEMLGNWSFGDYYKKEAIAWAWELLTGIWKLPKDKLYATVHNTDKEAAGFWAELTDIEKSHIMEFGDKDNFWEMGETGPCGPCSEIHIDRGPGTCDKQHVPGHVCAVNAGCARYIELWNLVFIQYNREADRSLNPLPAKHVDTGMGFERIVAVIQGKFSNYDIDIFMAIIKKIESMSGRKYNIASAKAGGEHEGMPFRVIADHIRALTFALADGVMPSNEGRGYVIRKILRRAARYGKILGFDAPFLHELVDIVSETMGGAFPEVLERAKMIKGLIYSEEDSFFRTLNKGMDKLQAVVAKVRKSGGDTISGEDVFLLYDSLGFPVDFTQQVAIDENLRIDMDRFLELMEKQKERARASWKGFAFDFKVIAGKAEPTEYTGDTADEAEETVQMIVKDNQLANKAGEGDDVVVIAAKTPFYGEKGGQVGDSGFIENANCRIFIHDTRIYDDTYLHIGRIEKGSLAKGDKVTLKVDTVRKQAIARNHTATHLLHRALRETVGEHAAQAGSLVTPERLRFDFTHPKALTKEEIERIENKVNEVVLRNLPVTAVCMSQDEAKRAGAVAIFEEKYGDIVRMIEVQAYSKELCGGTHVHATGDIGLIKVVSEASISAGTRRIEAVTGLNSLSDYRKYFYNIKEIAGSLKIDDDSLAERVAQLAATIKEKDKEIEELKKANAASGIGDLLSKAREISGAKVIIERTDMETDAMVAMADRFRGDVAEGVIFLVSGAGGKAVLVAGVTKSLTGKIKAGDIARETAKILGGGGGGRPDFAQAGGKDVSKIPDTLIKAEEMVRAALG, from the coding sequence ATGACCGCAAGCGAAATCCGCAAGAGCTTTCTCGACTTCTTCGCGGGTAAAGACCATACTATCGTTAAATCCGCGCCGCTGGTTCCCGATAACGACCCCACTCTGCTTTTCACCAACGCCGGGATGAACCAGTTCAAGGACGTGTTCCTGAATACGGGCGCCCGCCCTTATAAACGCGCCGCCGATACCCAGAAATGCATGCGCGTATCGGGGAAGCATAACGACCTCGACGATGTGGGCAAGGATACCTACCACCACACCCTGTTCGAGATGCTCGGTAACTGGTCGTTCGGCGACTACTATAAAAAGGAAGCCATCGCATGGGCATGGGAACTGCTGACCGGGATATGGAAGCTCCCCAAGGATAAGCTCTACGCGACCGTGCATAACACCGACAAGGAGGCCGCCGGATTTTGGGCGGAGCTTACCGATATCGAAAAATCGCATATCATGGAGTTCGGCGATAAGGATAATTTCTGGGAGATGGGCGAGACCGGGCCGTGCGGGCCGTGCTCTGAAATCCATATCGACCGCGGCCCCGGCACCTGCGATAAACAGCACGTACCCGGGCATGTGTGCGCCGTCAACGCCGGATGCGCGCGCTATATCGAGCTATGGAACCTCGTGTTCATCCAGTACAACCGCGAGGCCGACAGGAGCCTGAACCCGTTACCCGCGAAACATGTCGATACCGGGATGGGTTTCGAACGTATCGTCGCGGTTATCCAGGGCAAGTTCTCCAACTACGATATCGATATATTTATGGCTATAATAAAGAAGATTGAATCGATGTCCGGGCGGAAATATAATATCGCGTCCGCGAAAGCGGGAGGCGAGCATGAGGGGATGCCGTTCCGGGTAATCGCCGACCATATCCGCGCGCTGACGTTTGCGCTCGCCGACGGGGTGATGCCGTCCAACGAGGGACGCGGGTATGTTATCCGCAAGATACTCCGCCGCGCCGCGCGTTACGGGAAAATCCTCGGGTTCGACGCGCCGTTCCTGCACGAACTGGTCGATATTGTGAGCGAGACGATGGGCGGGGCGTTCCCGGAAGTACTCGAACGCGCGAAGATGATTAAAGGCCTCATCTACTCCGAGGAGGATTCGTTCTTCAGGACGCTCAATAAGGGGATGGATAAACTCCAGGCGGTGGTCGCCAAGGTGCGGAAGTCCGGCGGAGACACGATATCCGGCGAGGACGTGTTCCTGCTGTACGACTCCCTCGGGTTCCCGGTCGACTTCACCCAGCAGGTCGCGATCGACGAAAACCTGCGTATCGATATGGACCGTTTCCTCGAACTGATGGAGAAGCAGAAGGAACGCGCCCGCGCGAGTTGGAAGGGGTTCGCGTTCGACTTCAAGGTGATCGCGGGTAAGGCTGAGCCCACCGAATATACCGGGGATACCGCCGACGAAGCGGAAGAGACGGTGCAGATGATAGTCAAGGACAATCAGCTAGCTAATAAAGCGGGCGAGGGCGACGATGTGGTCGTTATCGCCGCGAAAACGCCTTTCTACGGCGAGAAGGGCGGGCAGGTCGGCGACTCGGGGTTTATCGAGAACGCAAACTGCCGCATATTCATACACGACACCCGGATTTATGACGATACCTACCTGCATATCGGGCGGATCGAGAAGGGTTCGCTCGCGAAGGGCGATAAGGTGACGCTGAAGGTGGATACCGTGCGCAAGCAGGCGATCGCCCGCAACCATACCGCGACGCATCTCCTGCACCGCGCGCTCCGCGAAACTGTGGGCGAGCACGCCGCGCAGGCCGGGTCGCTTGTTACCCCGGAACGCCTGCGTTTCGACTTCACCCATCCCAAAGCGCTGACGAAAGAAGAGATAGAACGCATCGAGAATAAAGTGAACGAGGTCGTCCTGCGGAACCTTCCGGTGACGGCGGTATGTATGAGCCAGGACGAGGCGAAACGCGCGGGGGCGGTCGCCATCTTCGAGGAGAAGTACGGCGATATCGTGAGGATGATCGAGGTGCAGGCGTACTCGAAGGAGCTTTGCGGAGGCACGCATGTCCATGCCACCGGCGATATCGGCCTCATCAAGGTCGTGTCCGAAGCGTCGATATCCGCCGGAACCCGCCGTATCGAGGCGGTTACCGGGCTGAACTCCCTCTCGGATTACCGCAAGTATTTCTATAATATCAAGGAGATCGCGGGGTCGCTCAAGATCGACGACGACAGTCTCGCCGAGCGTGTCGCCCAGCTTGCCGCGACGATCAAGGAGAAGGACAAGGAGATTGAGGAACTCAAGAAGGCGAACGCAGCGTCGGGAATAGGCGACCTGCTGTCGAAGGCGCGTGAAATATCCGGCGCGAAGGTGATAATCGAGCGGACGGATATGGAGACCGACGCGATGGTGGCGATGGCCGACCGTTTCAGGGGCGATGTCGCAGAGGGTGTGATATTCCTCGTGAGCGGCGCGGGCGGGAAGGCGGTGCTGGTCGCGGGGGTGACGAAGAGTCTCACGGGTAAGATCAAGGCCGGGGATATCGCGCGGGAGACCGCGAAGATACTGGGCGGAGGCGGAGGCGGACGCCCCGATTTCGCGCAGGCCGGCGGGAAGGATGTGTCGAAGATACCGGATACGCTGATAAAGGCGGAGGAGATGGTTCGCGCCGCGCTGGGATAA
- a CDS encoding type II toxin-antitoxin system RelE/ParE family toxin has translation MDSLEENSRNTHVKKLVNKNNEYRLRVGDYRVLFFIEEEDKAIKISRVLHRKDAYK, from the coding sequence ATCGATTCTTTAGAAGAAAATTCGCGAAATACTCATGTAAAAAAGCTGGTTAATAAAAATAATGAGTATAGATTAAGGGTAGGAGATTATAGAGTTTTATTTTTTATTGAGGAAGAAGATAAAGCAATTAAAATTTCAAGGGTTTTACATAGAAAAGACGCATATAAATAG